In a single window of the Pseudomonas entomophila genome:
- the qhpG gene encoding flavin-dependent monooxygenase QhpG — MSEQRILVLGAGPAGAATALGLRRLGYPVTVVSDWRRFAAVEGVSQRVLEGLRHAGLGAALAQAATPAERQVHWNGEQLRLNQEFLLDRQRFDQALRDDLHRAGVTLIEGRVREVRVDAGHQVRLDDGQLLHADFLVEARGRQAPLANGRVRGPETVSLLNVWQSAPGLPASAVESLDDGWAWMARLADGRCYWQVTLDAATAELPGKAALADYCAERRGRSALVAHLFDGQALVPASVHARSSTAILAGDCGGKDWLRVGDAAMAVDPLSGNGIFQSLSSALQAPVVINTLLQHPARAELAQRFHQSRIEQLFMRFARIGRDFHAQERSRAAAPFWARRSAWPDTQPIHMPADWGSVRVESRPVLRGALVEEAQVVVTADQPLGIWHLQGIELAPLVQAIQAGQGMDGCLSNYSEQQRLMLKRWLAEQGLGIAVDRAL, encoded by the coding sequence ATGAGTGAGCAACGCATCCTGGTGCTAGGCGCGGGACCTGCCGGCGCGGCGACGGCATTGGGCCTGCGACGCTTGGGCTACCCGGTGACGGTAGTGTCCGACTGGCGCCGCTTCGCCGCGGTCGAAGGCGTTTCGCAACGCGTCTTGGAGGGCCTGCGCCATGCTGGCCTGGGCGCCGCCTTGGCGCAGGCCGCCACCCCGGCCGAGCGGCAGGTGCATTGGAATGGCGAGCAACTGCGGCTGAACCAGGAGTTCTTGCTCGACCGCCAGCGGTTCGACCAGGCCCTGCGTGATGATTTGCACCGTGCGGGCGTTACGCTGATCGAAGGCCGGGTTCGCGAAGTGCGCGTGGATGCAGGCCACCAGGTACGCCTGGATGACGGCCAGTTGCTGCACGCCGATTTCCTGGTCGAGGCCCGTGGCCGCCAGGCGCCGTTGGCCAACGGGCGGGTGCGCGGCCCGGAGACGGTGAGCCTGCTCAATGTCTGGCAATCCGCGCCCGGCTTGCCGGCGTCGGCGGTGGAGAGCCTGGACGATGGCTGGGCATGGATGGCGCGCCTGGCCGATGGTCGCTGCTACTGGCAGGTCACCCTGGACGCGGCAACGGCCGAGTTACCGGGCAAGGCGGCGCTGGCTGACTACTGCGCCGAGCGTCGGGGGCGTTCGGCGCTGGTCGCCCACTTGTTCGATGGGCAGGCCCTGGTGCCCGCCAGCGTTCACGCGCGCAGCAGCACGGCGATCCTGGCGGGCGACTGCGGTGGCAAGGATTGGTTGCGAGTTGGAGATGCGGCGATGGCAGTCGACCCGCTTTCGGGCAACGGGATCTTCCAGTCGCTGTCGTCGGCCTTGCAGGCGCCCGTGGTGATCAACACTTTGCTCCAGCACCCGGCGCGCGCCGAGTTGGCGCAGCGTTTCCACCAATCGCGCATCGAGCAACTGTTCATGCGTTTTGCCCGGATCGGCCGGGACTTCCATGCTCAGGAGCGATCACGAGCCGCTGCGCCATTCTGGGCGCGGCGCAGTGCGTGGCCGGACACGCAGCCAATCCATATGCCAGCTGACTGGGGCAGTGTGCGGGTCGAGTCTCGGCCGGTGTTGCGTGGCGCGCTGGTGGAGGAGGCACAGGTGGTGGTCACGGCGGACCAGCCGCTGGGTATCTGGCACCTGCAGGGTATCGAGTTGGCGCCGTTGGTGCAGGCCATCCAGGCTGGGCAAGGTATGGACGGCTGCCTGAGTAACTATTCAGAACAGCAGCGCTTGATGCTCAAGCGCTGGTTGGCCGAGCAAGGCCTCGGTATTGCGGTTGATCGCGCCCTGTAG
- the qhpE gene encoding subtilisin-like serine protease QhpE, giving the protein MPRELRVGVVDSGCLAGQLLFAARRFWLEDGLLQEGEAQPDALGHGSAVLERIRAEAGTVPLMMAQVFTQQGSTSALQVAAALLWLVEEGASVINLSLGLQQDRPVLRQACAAAQAAGVLLCASSPARGAAVYPASYPGVIRVTGDARCAPGQWSWLGTAQADFGAFVGANGGAGASQACAALSGRIAALLHDRPGLDRVALLQWLKAHAAFTGAERKNE; this is encoded by the coding sequence ATGCCCCGTGAACTGCGTGTTGGCGTGGTCGACAGCGGGTGCCTGGCGGGGCAGTTGTTGTTCGCTGCACGACGGTTCTGGCTGGAGGACGGCCTGCTTCAGGAGGGTGAGGCCCAGCCGGACGCGCTCGGCCATGGCAGCGCCGTGCTCGAACGCATTCGCGCCGAGGCCGGCACAGTCCCTTTGATGATGGCGCAGGTATTTACCCAACAAGGGAGCACCAGCGCCCTGCAGGTGGCCGCCGCGCTGCTGTGGCTGGTGGAAGAGGGCGCGAGCGTGATCAACCTGAGCCTGGGCCTGCAACAGGACCGCCCGGTGCTGCGCCAGGCCTGTGCCGCCGCCCAGGCCGCCGGCGTGCTGCTTTGCGCCTCGAGCCCGGCACGCGGCGCGGCGGTTTACCCGGCCAGCTACCCCGGTGTGATAAGGGTTACCGGGGACGCGCGTTGCGCACCCGGCCAATGGTCCTGGCTGGGTACCGCCCAGGCCGACTTCGGCGCCTTCGTCGGCGCGAACGGCGGCGCGGGTGCCAGTCAGGCCTGCGCGGCGTTGTCCGGGCGCATCGCGGCGTTGCTGCACGACAGGCCAGGGCTGGATCGCGTCGCGCTGTTGCAATGGCTCAAAGCCCATGCGGCATTCACCGGCGCTGAGCGCAAAAATGAGTGA
- a CDS encoding ABC transporter ATP-binding protein, which translates to MGGLFSRLIASSDPALMRKALVWLYSFVRPQRRAIAVLLGLSFAASLLVLVQPWLVKTLIDEGLLARDYQTLWHMAAIMIAAGLFGTLLSGVNRYLHTRLSGRILFALRDDLYRHLQQLSPTFYGQRRTGDILSRLDGDVAEIQRFAVDSLFSAVSAVIGLVGAVALMLMLSWQLSLLLALLIPLEVLWLRWMRRKVEREVRSLRERSADVSSFLVETLPAMKFIQASGQQPREAERLEGLGQGYMSQLLKVQLTEFFTQAVPGTLTSWCRACAFLVGGWWVIQGTWQLGALIAFSTYLGMAVGPVQSLLGLYVAVQRMAVSLGRVMELKREPLAVRETDAPRSIPDGPGELCLERVRFVHDQRQGGVLQGVDVRLPGGLKIAISGASGVGKSTLIDLLQRFYDPQEGRILLDGVDLRELDLQALRRRIAVVSQDIVLFRGTLAHNLAYSTPLATRAQLQEVVRLTRLDSLVQSLPLGLDGLLGERGQQLSGGQKQRIAIARALLQQPAILVLDEATSAVDEATEREVIAAIDQLFADRTRIFISHRASTLADADLHLELRDGLLLAKEPIDNAP; encoded by the coding sequence ATGGGGGGATTGTTCTCGCGGCTGATCGCATCGAGCGACCCCGCGCTGATGCGCAAGGCGCTGGTTTGGCTGTACAGCTTCGTGCGCCCGCAGCGGCGTGCCATTGCTGTGCTGCTGGGGTTGTCCTTCGCGGCGTCGCTGCTGGTGCTGGTGCAGCCCTGGCTGGTCAAGACCTTGATCGACGAAGGGCTGCTGGCCCGCGACTACCAGACGCTGTGGCACATGGCGGCCATCATGATCGCCGCCGGCCTGTTCGGTACGTTGCTGTCGGGTGTCAACCGCTACCTGCACACCCGGCTGTCCGGGCGCATCCTGTTCGCCTTGCGCGACGACCTGTACCGTCACCTGCAACAGCTGTCTCCAACCTTCTACGGCCAGCGTCGCACCGGCGACATCCTCTCGCGGCTGGACGGTGATGTCGCCGAGATCCAGCGCTTTGCCGTGGACTCGCTGTTTTCGGCGGTGTCAGCGGTGATCGGGCTGGTGGGGGCGGTGGCCCTTATGTTGATGCTGTCCTGGCAGCTGTCGCTGCTGCTGGCCTTGCTGATTCCGCTGGAGGTGTTGTGGTTGCGCTGGATGCGGCGCAAGGTCGAGCGGGAAGTGCGCAGCCTGCGCGAGCGCTCGGCGGATGTCTCGTCGTTCCTGGTCGAGACCCTGCCGGCGATGAAGTTCATCCAGGCGTCCGGCCAGCAACCGCGCGAGGCCGAGCGCCTGGAGGGGCTGGGGCAGGGCTACATGAGCCAGCTGCTCAAGGTACAGCTCACCGAGTTCTTCACCCAGGCGGTGCCTGGCACACTGACCTCCTGGTGCCGTGCCTGTGCCTTCCTGGTCGGTGGCTGGTGGGTGATCCAGGGCACCTGGCAGCTCGGTGCGCTGATCGCGTTCTCCACGTATCTGGGCATGGCCGTGGGGCCGGTGCAGAGCCTGCTGGGGTTGTATGTGGCGGTGCAGCGCATGGCAGTCAGCCTTGGGCGGGTCATGGAGCTCAAGCGAGAACCGCTGGCGGTGCGGGAAACCGACGCACCGCGATCTATCCCCGATGGCCCCGGCGAGCTGTGCCTGGAACGTGTGCGGTTCGTCCACGACCAGCGCCAGGGCGGCGTGCTCCAGGGCGTCGACGTGCGGCTGCCGGGTGGCCTCAAAATCGCCATCAGCGGCGCCTCGGGCGTCGGCAAGTCAACCCTGATCGACCTGCTGCAACGGTTCTACGACCCCCAGGAGGGACGCATTCTGCTCGACGGCGTCGACTTGCGCGAACTTGACCTGCAAGCCCTGCGCCGGCGTATTGCCGTGGTCAGCCAGGATATCGTGCTGTTCCGTGGCACCCTGGCCCACAACCTGGCCTACAGCACCCCGCTGGCCACCCGCGCGCAACTGCAGGAGGTGGTGCGCCTGACCCGCCTGGACAGCCTGGTGCAAAGCCTGCCGCTGGGTCTGGATGGGCTGCTCGGTGAGCGCGGTCAGCAACTTTCCGGTGGGCAGAAACAGCGTATCGCCATCGCTCGCGCGCTGCTCCAGCAGCCGGCGATCCTGGTGCTCGACGAGGCCACCTCGGCGGTGGACGAAGCCACCGAGCGCGAAGTGATCGCTGCCATCGACCAACTGTTCGCCGACCGCACACGGATCTTCATCAGCCACCGTGCCTCGACCCTGGCCGATGCCGACCTGCACCTGGAACTGCGCGACGGCCTGCTGCTTGCCAAGGAGCCCATCGACAATGCCCCGTGA
- a CDS encoding sigma-54-dependent Fis family transcriptional regulator translates to MARQTPITTAHDPLHESRLARLRLASEGKLPSGVLRDEIDASWRRSLGHGLDCLQGEQVGQGIRHGLDLGALLEHNRLLIDAATPELDYLVKRQGKSGIVILGDAQANVLAIEGHKHVLEREGLRDLHPGSCWSEALRGTNAIGTAVVEGQPTLINCGEHYLDRLSPFSCTSVPLRDPRGEVIGVLDVTREGVMAQPQDNLSTLLLAAGTIESRLFGLYHPEHLVLAFHCRPQYLASAWQGLLALSLDGEVLAANDNACQLLQVARPALLGRRCSDLMGERSPAFIARLWQGGTSSVQTAKGEFFFRALQLPRHGQVSGTTTLGKPPAPPKTQALEALAGGDARLARALRMARQGLANGLPVLLLGETGTGKEVAARALHQAGPRADKPFIAVNCAAIPEGLIESELFGYREGAFTGSRRGGMVGRLIQAHGGTLFLDEIGDMPLALQARLLRVLQERRVAPLGAGDEQEIDVALICATHRDLKRLVSEQHFREDLYYRVNGVALRLPALRERDDLAAIIQGLLDKSGARGVSLDTSLAALLEGFDWPGNIRQLEMVVRTALAMREDDEQVLTLDHLTDCLLDELASGTASSGSLRDSELEQIRGALARHQGNVSAAAQALGISRATLYRKLKQLRG, encoded by the coding sequence ATGGCGCGACAAACACCCATAACAACCGCCCATGACCCGCTGCACGAATCCCGCCTGGCCCGCCTCAGGCTGGCCAGCGAGGGCAAGCTGCCCTCAGGTGTGCTGCGCGACGAGATCGACGCCTCCTGGCGCCGCAGCCTGGGCCATGGCCTGGACTGCCTGCAGGGCGAGCAGGTGGGCCAGGGCATTCGCCATGGCCTGGACCTGGGCGCGCTGCTCGAGCACAACCGCCTGCTGATCGACGCGGCCACCCCCGAACTGGACTACCTGGTCAAGCGCCAGGGCAAGAGCGGCATCGTCATCCTCGGCGACGCCCAGGCCAACGTGCTGGCCATCGAGGGCCACAAACACGTGCTGGAACGCGAGGGCCTGCGCGACCTGCACCCTGGCAGTTGCTGGAGCGAAGCGCTGCGCGGCACCAACGCCATCGGCACGGCGGTGGTCGAAGGCCAACCGACCCTGATCAACTGCGGCGAGCACTACCTCGACCGCCTCAGCCCGTTCTCCTGCACCTCGGTGCCGCTGCGTGACCCGCGTGGCGAGGTGATCGGCGTGCTCGATGTAACCCGCGAAGGGGTGATGGCGCAGCCCCAGGACAACCTGTCCACCTTGCTGCTGGCCGCCGGCACTATCGAGAGCCGGCTGTTCGGGCTGTATCACCCCGAACACCTGGTACTGGCCTTCCATTGCCGACCTCAGTACCTGGCCAGTGCCTGGCAAGGGCTGTTGGCGTTGAGCCTGGATGGCGAAGTCCTGGCCGCCAATGACAATGCTTGCCAGCTGTTGCAGGTGGCGCGTCCGGCACTGCTCGGGCGGCGCTGCAGCGACCTGATGGGCGAACGCTCGCCAGCCTTCATCGCCCGCCTGTGGCAGGGCGGGACGAGCAGCGTGCAGACCGCCAAGGGCGAGTTCTTCTTCCGTGCACTGCAGTTGCCTCGTCATGGCCAGGTCAGTGGCACGACCACGCTCGGCAAACCGCCCGCGCCACCGAAAACCCAGGCCCTGGAAGCCCTGGCCGGTGGCGACGCGCGCCTGGCCCGGGCCCTGCGCATGGCCCGTCAGGGGCTGGCCAACGGCCTGCCGGTGTTGTTGCTGGGCGAGACCGGCACCGGCAAGGAGGTGGCAGCCCGCGCCCTCCACCAGGCCGGCCCGAGGGCCGACAAACCCTTCATCGCGGTCAACTGCGCGGCGATTCCCGAAGGCCTGATCGAGTCCGAGCTGTTCGGTTACCGCGAGGGCGCCTTCACCGGGTCGCGTCGCGGCGGTATGGTCGGTCGGTTGATACAGGCCCATGGCGGCACCTTGTTCCTCGACGAGATCGGCGACATGCCGCTGGCCTTGCAGGCCCGCCTGCTGCGGGTACTGCAGGAGCGTCGGGTGGCGCCGCTGGGGGCGGGCGACGAACAGGAGATCGACGTGGCGCTGATCTGCGCCACCCACCGCGACCTCAAGCGCCTGGTCAGTGAACAGCACTTTCGCGAGGACCTCTACTACCGCGTCAATGGTGTCGCCCTGCGCCTGCCGGCGCTGCGCGAGCGCGACGACCTGGCAGCGATCATCCAGGGCCTGCTGGACAAGTCCGGCGCCCGAGGCGTGAGCCTGGACACCTCCTTGGCGGCATTGCTCGAAGGCTTCGACTGGCCGGGCAATATCCGCCAGCTGGAGATGGTCGTGCGCACTGCACTGGCCATGCGCGAGGACGACGAGCAGGTGCTGACCCTCGACCACCTCACCGACTGCCTGCTAGACGAACTGGCCAGTGGCACGGCGTCGTCCGGCAGCCTGCGCGACAGCGAGCTGGAGCAGATCCGCGGGGCACTGGCGCGGCACCAGGGCAATGTTTCGGCCGCCGCCCAGGCGCTGGGGATCAGCCGCGCGACCCTGTATCGCAAGCTCAAGCAATTGCGGGGTTGA
- a CDS encoding Ig-like domain-containing protein, with the protein MNIWSRRALCAAGFTLTVSGAAWAALTEVDPGPYTFATGGYPMWYKDATNLSLELCQSRATSTRAPGAPGAPAYLCTLLPEPGVYDDTLPLVFPDNWPPEMFWFLAETAIPAVGNSGYELEVYVAGLEAAFAAENPVDGDQQSFARIRIRASVPQAGTYTVTHPYGVETVTVAANQVGRRAINITRDIGIGAPGNFSAALNGNLGPFLRGVGGPYTAVNPDTGASETFIGDPNITEAVTGSPNNTNFVRIQGPAGTIQTNVFTVSGKVLDARQQTPVQLERATYQRNGAGTRVEVFAKAPNNASLCLRNGLALVGSPPSPCQFNLLADNNGLFFSQQLSQAVPPSVVVVTASDPTGTTRPTALSSKLSDVVRVTNARYDWANKRLLIEARSSDEVLVPDLLVQGFGRMSKAGVQQSLTVNDLAQPPASITVKSAHGGMDVEPVVVAGNAPVQADNQPPLAQADSGATSVGVPITLNLLANDSDPDGNMPLSISDLTQPGTGLGGVVMNGTTSVTYTPPSGATSPLVATFSYRAMDAKGLKSTPATVSVNVAPNQPPTAVADSAATLGVPLTLNALANDTDPEGNLPLAIASVTQPTPAGRGTVSTDGSVITYTPPATVTAPFTTSFTYVARDALGALSSPGTVTVQVSPRPAQETFAVTAATVTARSNNRYNWDISGTSSVTTGNTITVRVTTTTGVQTLGTTTVPVTGRWRLAVSNSTTAIPTANPTATVTTSQGTTRTVNVTVQ; encoded by the coding sequence ATGAACATCTGGTCACGCCGGGCGCTGTGCGCCGCCGGTTTCACCCTCACCGTCAGTGGCGCGGCCTGGGCCGCGCTGACCGAGGTCGACCCGGGCCCCTACACCTTCGCCACCGGGGGCTACCCCATGTGGTACAAGGACGCCACCAACCTGTCGCTGGAGCTTTGCCAGTCACGCGCCACCAGCACGCGAGCCCCAGGCGCGCCGGGGGCACCGGCCTACCTGTGCACCCTGTTGCCCGAGCCCGGCGTCTACGACGACACCCTGCCGCTGGTGTTCCCCGACAACTGGCCACCGGAGATGTTCTGGTTCCTCGCCGAGACCGCGATCCCGGCGGTGGGCAACAGCGGCTACGAGCTGGAGGTCTATGTCGCTGGGCTGGAGGCGGCCTTCGCCGCCGAAAACCCGGTCGATGGCGACCAGCAGAGCTTCGCCCGGATCCGCATCCGCGCCTCGGTGCCGCAAGCCGGCACCTACACCGTCACCCACCCCTACGGCGTGGAGACCGTCACCGTTGCCGCCAACCAGGTCGGCCGCCGCGCCATCAATATCACCCGCGACATCGGCATCGGCGCCCCCGGCAACTTCAGCGCCGCGCTGAACGGCAACCTCGGCCCATTCCTGCGCGGGGTCGGTGGTCCCTATACGGCGGTCAACCCCGACACCGGCGCCAGCGAGACCTTCATCGGCGACCCGAACATCACCGAAGCGGTGACTGGTAGCCCGAACAACACCAACTTCGTGCGCATCCAGGGGCCGGCTGGGACGATCCAGACCAATGTCTTCACGGTGTCCGGCAAGGTCCTCGACGCCCGCCAGCAGACCCCGGTGCAACTCGAACGCGCCACCTACCAACGCAATGGCGCCGGTACCCGCGTCGAGGTCTTCGCCAAGGCGCCGAACAATGCCAGCCTGTGCCTGCGCAACGGCCTGGCGCTGGTCGGCTCGCCGCCTTCGCCGTGCCAGTTCAACCTTCTAGCCGACAACAACGGGTTGTTCTTCAGCCAACAGCTGAGCCAGGCAGTACCGCCGTCGGTGGTGGTGGTCACCGCCAGCGACCCCACCGGCACCACACGCCCGACTGCACTGTCGAGCAAACTCAGCGATGTCGTGCGGGTTACCAACGCACGCTACGACTGGGCCAACAAACGGTTGCTGATCGAGGCCCGTTCCAGCGACGAAGTGCTGGTGCCCGACCTGCTGGTACAGGGCTTCGGGCGCATGTCCAAGGCCGGCGTGCAGCAGAGCCTGACGGTCAACGACCTGGCCCAGCCGCCGGCCAGCATCACCGTCAAGTCCGCCCACGGCGGCATGGACGTCGAGCCGGTGGTGGTAGCTGGCAACGCCCCGGTGCAGGCCGACAACCAGCCACCACTGGCCCAGGCCGACAGCGGCGCCACCAGTGTCGGGGTGCCCATCACCCTCAACCTGCTGGCCAACGACAGCGACCCGGACGGCAACATGCCGCTGAGCATCAGCGACCTCACCCAGCCCGGTACCGGCCTGGGTGGCGTGGTGATGAATGGCACCACCTCGGTGACCTACACCCCGCCCAGCGGTGCCACCTCGCCGCTGGTGGCCACCTTCAGCTACCGCGCGATGGATGCCAAGGGCCTGAAGTCGACCCCGGCCACGGTCAGCGTCAACGTGGCGCCCAACCAGCCGCCGACTGCGGTGGCCGACAGCGCCGCCACCCTCGGCGTGCCACTGACCCTCAATGCCCTGGCCAACGACACCGATCCGGAAGGCAACCTGCCGCTGGCCATCGCCAGCGTCACCCAGCCGACCCCGGCCGGCCGCGGCACGGTCAGTACCGACGGCAGCGTGATCACCTACACGCCACCGGCCACGGTCACCGCGCCGTTCACCACCAGCTTCACCTACGTCGCCCGGGATGCCCTAGGTGCGTTGTCCAGCCCCGGCACGGTCACCGTGCAGGTGTCGCCACGGCCTGCCCAGGAGACCTTCGCGGTCACCGCGGCCACGGTCACGGCGCGCTCGAACAACCGCTACAACTGGGACATCAGCGGCACCTCGTCGGTAACCACCGGCAACACCATCACGGTACGGGTGACCACCACCACCGGCGTGCAGACCCTGGGCACCACCACCGTGCCGGTGACCGGCCGCTGGCGCCTGGCGGTGAGCAACAGCACCACGGCGATCCCGACCGCCAACCCGACAGCGACGGTGACCACCAGCCAGGGCACCACGCGCACCGTCAACGTGACCGTGCAATAG